taaagaagtttgaatttgaaaaagtataattcaaaaactttttttttaaatttaaatagtaatttattatatatatagagaacaaagatataagagtcttttgccacttaatgaataatgtatttttgaaaatgtttctttagtggtggtaaagatgaaaaatacCATCAAAATGGTTTCCCCTAAATAATGGAGGGCATATGAGATTTTATTAAGTTTGACGTAAAAAATATGGTTATCCAAAAcgataaaaccaaataaattaactGGTATAAATTATAACTATAATTTGATCTGCGATTTAAAAATGCGAGAtttaggtttttaaaaaaaaaatttataacagACAAATATATGTAATTCTAATATTATccgttttataattttgtaagtTAATACATTTTGTGTTGATCAGTGTTTCCATAACCAATCCAAATCTGCAAGttgattattttgtaattatgaGGTTTATTTTGCAATTACATATGAATAGAAGGTTTATTTTGAgattatgtataaatataagGTCAATTTTGCATTATTTCCTAAAatcttataacaaaaaaaaattattcgatGGTTAAATATTCtagatttaggatttaaagtTAAAGGGTGGAAtttttaagatataattttaaattttaaaaaataaaaaatatatactatactaaaagcaaGATATACTTATCAGCTAGGGTATCCTTGTCCTCCAATTTAATCAGCCAATCATAAAGTTCTCTAACGCCACGTCATTCCTATGAGTCGAGTAACTTATATGGGCTACATGTTAAATGGTTCATCGTTAATGAGCCCAAGAGAACTCAAATCCTGTCACCGTCATCCCATTTCTTCCACTTCATCTGAATTGATTTGACTCACTGCAAATTTCCATTTTGTGTATTAATCACCAGATTCACCACCCACTCCTACTCATCAAATAACATTCTTGAAtcatatattcaattttattctTCACCCAaattcgtttctttttttttaaatcaatggATTAGCAATGCAACCAAAAGCTACCCCTCGGCCGCGTGGATCCCGATACTGGTAACGACGGCTGAGCCATAGAAACAGCCCAATCAGGTTCAAAATTGGATCAACGTCCTTGATCATTTGATAGATAAGTTTACAGCAATCAAAGCATTGTAGCAAGTTAAGCCAAAAAATAGTTCTTATTTGAGACTTACGATCTTTGCAAAATTAATCTTTTATTGATCTGCCTCTTCTACTTCTTCTGTGTAGGCTGGCTCTGAACAAGAAGATATTAGACATACAATTGCTAGAGATGGCATCTCGACATGGCACTGTAACTATTTATTACCTTTACTTATGCCAGTTTTTTCTTATAACTGGGAAAAGTTACATTTTTATCTCATCGTGAACCAACCTGACTAGCAGGGGAAGAATGTCAATCAACAGAACGTAAATCAACGGAGATCACCAGATGATGCTGAAAGGTTTGCATTGTGGCTGTCTATTAGTTTAATATTATTACAAGTTTGGAACTAATCTATTTTCTGATTGGAACATTTGTATAGGGAGGCTAGAGAAATGGTGCTTAGTCAAATATTGTTTTCCCACTCTCTCGAGAGAAGTAAGTCCCATCTAAAATGCTTTGAAGTCCATCTACTTTTTCCTTTGTTCTTTAGTGAGTGTCATCGAGATGATGCTAATCTTCCAGATTGtggtaatgtatttttttactaTAGTTGCTCCTGTTTCCCTGTTGGAACCTTTAAAGAGTGCCTAGAGGATGTTATTTTGAGGGCTGCTCAAATGGAACAGATAGTTGAGAAGGTAAGAATCCAGTCACCTTTTCATGTCATAGTTCACCATTCTTTACATATCATCAAGTTTCTACCCAGTTTCTCTGGTACTCCACACATCTGAGAGACATTGTATTACTCTGTTTGTTTTCACAGGTTTGTGAGGAGCGGCTTAATACTGGAGCGGTTTGTGATTTATGGGTTTACTTTCCATCTGTGTCAATCTTTATGATCTGGCACAATCTTTTTGTTGGTTTCTTATTTAAGCTACTTATGCCCTAGAAACATAATATACTTGGatgaataatttttcttttcagtcTTATCTTCGTTATTCTAAATCCCTGGTTTGCATCTCTTGAAATTAAGATTATATTTCTGCAGGTACTGATTTGAGTGATACATTGATGGATTGGATGATAAAGGACATactcagtatatatatatatatatattatttatatacttCCGTATGATACATCTCCTCTTGGTAAAAgctataaagatatatatacctTTACGACTTGCCATCGTAAGTCTTTCCATTGATGTTTGCGTCTACATTTGTGTTTCCTTTTCAAAAGCTTAGTTCATCGTAAATATAGTTTTTATCCTTCATGAATAAATTTTAACTCTCACTTATTTATCTGCTTGGCTTCGACTGATTCTATTATTATGTAAACATGTAGTTTTTCCCAGATTCGGGTTACATGTCAGTTGTACAAAGTTAAGGAGACAACAAGGTCATGGTTTCCGAGGGCTACATTTCTGCACCATTTGGAGATAATAGTGCTTCTTCTTCTACTGCTGAATATACAAAAGGCTGCAAAAAGCTTTTCCTGTAAACCAGAGTAATTTACCCAAATTTGATTCATCTCAATTTGGTCAATGAGTCTGGCTCTGAAGGTGGTTCAAagaagcctgctgagaatggATTTATGACATGAGGTGGCTGTAATAGCTCAAGCAGTAGAGCATGAAGACAATCATGGTAATTTCTTCGGCTTTTGAATCGCGTGTGTGAGCactttgatctttttttttggtcaatcaCATTAATCTTTTCTTAATTTACACATTATTGAGAATTGAACAAATTTGGAGGGGACAATGTCAGTAGAACCTGATGTTAAATTCGATTATCATGGTTGAGTAGATAAGGTATTTGATCATTATTTTGGGTAAGCAAAAAAGATGTGGACGCATACGCAACCTAGAAAATGGTTGTCAAACTGTATACTAATCTGTGTTTATGTTTGACTCTAGGCATTGAAGATGAAAGGAAGGTCTTCAAAAACACCACAGAAGAAGTAAGTCACAAGATTCAAACACCACAGAAGAAGTAAGCGACAAGACTTGAAAGTGACGACTACAATGTAAGAAGAAAGCTAAAGAAGTATTTGTAATGAGAAGATTAAGAAAGTTTCTACGGTTTTGTGTGTCCCCGAGGATTcagtttgatttgttttgttttcgttACCAAAATGCTATTATCATACTGGTGCATTTAGTTAAATACAAGTAGATAGACCGAATAATATTACTTCAAATCAACATTAGTTACTCAAAGCTGACTTCAGCTACGTTATGTATATAACAAGATAAATTTTCATTGggatctaaaaatataattgtgtacaatatgattatatataaataaagacGATTTTATACTATTCCAAATGTTGATTGTAATAACTAAGTTCAATTTGACAACatgtttgattttaaaaactcataaatcaaactaaaaatatacatttacttaactaatttttaagaGGGATAAGTATATGTATTTTCTTGAACCCACAtatcatatttgaagttttgaactgAAAGTTATTCATGTGTCATACATATTTGATGTTAAGAGATTTTTGTTACAATTTAGATGATGTtctcaatttttgatataacattttattattttaagctATATGGTTATtctgtaatttatttttctggATCGGTCTAACCAGCTAGAGCAACTTTAATAGTTGAGTTCCTAAATCACATATCTAAACAGTAAATTACTACTATTTCATTGAAGAACTAaagttaaaactaaaaaaaaaagttgcacTAATAGAAAACAGACACACAAGCATAGAAAGTTTAGGAACGGTTCTAAAAAATCTTTTATTAAGAAACTTTTGATAAGTTTTTAACTTACTTTCCTTTTTctaatattaaaaatcttaaaaacttCACCTCCTCATACACACGTTGGAGGTGCTCTTACAATACTGAATCAATATTTAGTCCAGTTTTTTAACattcaataataaattattttttcttttatttttgttcaccatctcataaatattttagatagttaaaataattatttatgagtTATActcatatttaattaaattaaatctattctattaaaagggaagcagTCTTGataaatctacttataaaagttgtttggacctttTCATTAGAAACTTAATATgtcttttatattgttttaactaaatcaaaaatatataatctgtTACATTAGAatctttttttcaattgataGATTTTAATCACGTATATGGTGGGTCCCTTATCTAACCTAGATCGACAACAACTCTCTTTTATGTTATAACTATATCATAATTAAGTTTCAAATTAATAACCTATCACAATTCATCACCcacatataaacaaaaaaaaatgttaacctTATTACTCATAATCGTTAGAAAAACCATAGAACAACCACATGAACAAAAAGCATGAATAATTATTGACCGTATTTTAATGAACTGGACGTTGTTCACTTATGATGGCACCctatcatatgaataaatatgtatttcaaTATATGCATGATTCATTAAGTATTTTCTTCAACGCTTCAacatatttttatgatatattttcttGAACAATATTAGATCAcacaaatttctttttattatctatattattaaaatatgatcATCCTAAAAAGttacttacaaaaatattgcacctactcattaattatattattattttttctgtaactataaaatactttaaataaACTCATTTTTTACTCAATATTATTGAAACTGAATATAAGAACCACATTTATAATAGAGGGATACAGTATGAATTTGGAAATGGGTCCCTTTCCAtcttatatgtaatttttttgagaattttttatcatgtaatttttaaaaaatcttagtGTCATTcgatatattcaattttaagtACTATTAAAAAGTACGCAaaaagtttaaatcaatatttttaaaaatgtcatcagatttatataatattttattggatCAATCAATATCATATGGCGGGTTAATGATGAGTTTTTACCAAGTTTTATCAAGTTTTTACATATTAAGTTTTAACTTAATCCAAATCGGATTATATATAGATTACCGGATTTATTAATTTGACCGTGGGTTTGGACCGGGTACAAAAACTttgctaaaactattaaaaacctACAAATTCATACTATTAAAGAATCACAAATCAAAAAGTTTATTCACTTTTAAGTACTACTAAAAAGTATTGAAAAAGTTTGAatcaacattttaaaaaatatcatcaaatttatatgatattttatcGGGTCAACAATATCAGATGGCGGGTTAATGATggattttttttccaggttttgtcatgtttttatatattatgttttaacttGGTATGATCAGATTGTATACGTCACCAAAATTATCAATTCGACCGTGGATTTGGATCAGGTACAAAAACATtgctataactattaaaaacctaaaaaaaatcatactatTAAATTAGCCCAAAATCTGCAAAGCAAATCTTATGTCTCACTAGCTCAACAGATGTAACTCTTATAAAATtcacataaaatataaagataatgttGTAACATAAGAGTGTGAATAATAATATACATCAAATcaaaatactaattcatatcaattttaattaaacgAAAAATCTGTACTTCCACTAAttcatatcaaatattttttttatccaaaaatCTGCGCTTTCGAtgtgcggatcaaaatctagtttactatttatatttttagaacaGAGATGTAATATATATCTAATACATATCATTAGATGCAAAgatatttgtataaaattatcCGGGGCATGGCCGGACAAAATCTctagtaaatattaaaattttcaaaacaatgcCTAGATAAAAACTCTGTTGTcgacaaaaaaatcaaaactccGGTCTATAGTCGCGACGGAGAAAGGTTCTACTTGCTACAGCTTCACCGGTCGGGTCAACACAGTCGGGTCGGGTCAAACATTGCTGGGTTGTGTCAATTAAAGTTCTGCTTTGAGAATTTTGACTTCAATTTTGTCGCGGTTTCGTCGAATTGATCGGATTGAATGGAGAAGTCCGTCGTCGTAGTCCGCCGCGAAACCAACGGAGACGACGTCGAGGGACGAGAAGCCCTCTTCGCACAGCTCAAAGCTCTCTCCTTGGAGCTTCTAAGCCTCTCGCAAACCTCTCAAAAGGATCCGGCCATGATCCCTGAGCTGCTCAGCCTCCTCCGCCGTGCTCCTCCGTCGTCTCTGCAGTCCTTCTTCCAGTAAGTACTCGCCATACATAAAGTCTCCACCTTTGGTTTCGATGTTgataaagtttttgttttttttttcagctacACTTTGTTCCCTTTGCTTCTTCTGCTAGACGCTGCAGTAGCTTGCAGGAGTGAAGGAGGAGGTGTTGTTGTTCCTTACAGAGTGAGTGATAAAGTAGCTGAAGGTGTAGTCTCTTGTCTCGAGGAGCTTCTAAAGAAATGCCACGTCGGATCCGTTGATCAGGtgagtttgattttgaattagTTATGGGGGGGGCGGAAACTGTATGTATGTTATGTTGAATTTGAAAAGTTATCTCCTTTCAGATGTTTGTGATTATGAAGAAGTTGACTAGTGGTGCTGTTTTGACGCCGTCTGAGGCCTCTGAGGAGTTTCGTGAAGGGATCATCAGATGTTTCCGAGCGATGATCTCTGGTTTGGTTCCATGTTCTGATGATTCCTGCGGATGTAAGGGGACTCTTGGCTGGCCTCAGCTGTCGGATAGAGGAGATTGTCAGACTCGGAAGGTTTCAGAGTTTGGTTTAGAAACGACGGGAGAATGCTTGGTGGCGTTTCTTCAGTCTCACTCTGCTTTGGCTGCTGTGGGTCATTGGCTTTCCATTCTTCTCAAAGTGGCTGATGCTGAGGCTTCACGAGGACATAGAGGAAGTGCACACCTTCGAGTTGAGGCCTTTATGACCTTACGAATACTTGTGGCTAAGGTAACTATTGTATTATGCATACAGGGTTTGATACATTTGTCATTTTGTTTGATATTAAAAAGACAAATCCAATGCTATTTAacacatgaattttaaaaactcatgaAATTTTCATAATAATTTCTTGGAATTTCTTGAAACACATGAAACTCATGAAGGGTCTAATTTCTTggaatttcttattttaaaaaaaatcaaaataaaaatctgaTGATTTTAGTTGAGATTTAGAGTGGtttaagaaaaaacatattaaactaTCCAATCATCTGAAAACTCAATAAGAATCAAATCAACTCAAACTCTACACCATGGTTGTTTTTGTAGATTGGTACTGCTGATGTGTTGGCATTTTTTCTACCTGGTGTTGTTAGCCAAATGGCCAAAGTGTTGCATGTTTCAAGAGCAATGATTAGCGGAGCTGCAGGAAGCGTTGATGCATTGGACCAAGCAATTAGATGTTTAGCCGAGTTTCTCATGATAGTCCTTGATGATGAGGCTAATTCATCGGCTCTCGGTatttatgatgatgatgatgatactaAGCTGCAGAAGCATGAATCTGCACACTCAGTTTTGGACGAACTTCGTTCTCTAACAACAAAATCTCAAGGGCAGAGGACAGAAACTACAAGCCAAGAGATTGTTAAAATCAACAATGGACAAGAAAAATCGAGTCAGAAACTGAGTGGTGACTCCTTTCGTATTGAACGTACAAAGGAATGGTTAGAGAACACAACATGTCACGTGAATAAGCTCTTGTGTGAGACGTTTCCTCATGTATGCTATATTTCCCGCTCTTAGTTCCATCACTTTTgtactgtctttttttttagtctGAGCGGTGAATCTTAATTGGTTTCAGATTCTTATTCACCCAGCTGGAAAAATTAGATGGGCGTTTCTAGCAGCAATACGTGGACTGCTATCTAAGAGCCCTTGTTCATTAAAGGGTGCCAGGCTAGTGATGTTGGTAAGTTCATAACTAACAACAACACAATGATGTTAGATACTTGCTACTGGAtgaatttcttatttattaTGATGCAGGAATGCGTATGTACTCTGGTTGTTGATGACTCTGATGAAGTCTCTGTAGCAGCTCAGGAAACTCTCGACCACTTATTCTCTGAACGTACAAAGTATCAAGTAGAGAGCGACATAAGCAAGATTTTTACCAGGTATTGTTTCTCTTTGCTGTTATATTGTTTCTTTCCTTTTCAAGCTCAGTGACCTATAAGCGTGTGTTGATGACAGACTACTGGAGAGGCTACCAAAAGTGGTTTTGGGGAATGAGGAATTGCCTGCACTTTCGGTTGTGAAGCAGTTACTTGTGGTCACTTATTACTCTGGTCCTCAGTTTCTGGCGGATCATCTTCAGTCTCCAGTATGTATTCTTTCCCTTATCACGCTCATAGGTTTGGCTGCTTCTTTCTTCTAATCCAGtctacaaaacaaacatgatCTAATAATATTTGGTGCTTCTTAGATAACAGCTAGCAGATTCCTGGATACATTTGCTCTCTGTCTGAGCCACAATTCAGCATACACTGGCTCTCTTGAGAAGCTCATCGCAGACAGGCCTACTTCATCGACCGGTTACCTCCCTTCCATCACAGAATTAAAAGTGACCAGTCGCAGCCACGCTGAATCAGATCAAGGAAAGCTGGAGATATCACAGACCAGTAGCTTTGTGTTACCTCGAATGCCACCTTGGTTCTCTTATGTTGGTAGTCAGAAGCTCTACGAGATGCTCGCTGGTATCCTTAGACTTGTAGGTTTATCCTTAATGGCAGGTGAGTTAATTGTTCTGCAGTTAACTTATAGATGAGTCATAGTTAATGATCTCGTTTGTGTGTTTGCTAGGACCTGAAAACGATGGCAGTTTAGCAGTCATCCTGGACATTCCTTTGGGGTTTTTCCGTAGATTGGTTTCAGAAGTTCGTGTAAAAGAGTACAACGGAGAAGACTGGGAAACATGGTGTAATCGAACTGGTTCAGGACAGTTAGTACGCCAGGCGGCAACTGCTGCTTGTATCTTGAACGAGATGATTTTTGGTCTATCAGAACAAGCAACTGATGCTCTCTCAAGACTGCTT
The sequence above is drawn from the Brassica napus cultivar Da-Ae unplaced genomic scaffold, Da-Ae ScsIHWf_2718;HRSCAF=3482, whole genome shotgun sequence genome and encodes:
- the LOC125602023 gene encoding TELO2-interacting protein 1 homolog, whose translation is MEKSVVVVRRETNGDDVEGREALFAQLKALSLELLSLSQTSQKDPAMIPELLSLLRRAPPSSLQSFFHYTLFPLLLLLDAAVACRSEGGGVVVPYRVSDKVAEGVVSCLEELLKKCHVGSVDQMFVIMKKLTSGAVLTPSEASEEFREGIIRCFRAMISGLVPCSDDSCGCKGTLGWPQLSDRGDCQTRKVSEFGLETTGECLVAFLQSHSALAAVGHWLSILLKVADAEASRGHRGSAHLRVEAFMTLRILVAKIGTADVLAFFLPGVVSQMAKVLHVSRAMISGAAGSVDALDQAIRCLAEFLMIVLDDEANSSALGIYDDDDDTKLQKHESAHSVLDELRSLTTKSQGQRTETTSQEIVKINNGQEKSSQKLSGDSFRIERTKEWLENTTCHVNKLLCETFPHILIHPAGKIRWAFLAAIRGLLSKSPCSLKGARLVMLECVCTLVVDDSDEVSVAAQETLDHLFSERTKYQVESDISKIFTRLLERLPKVVLGNEELPALSVVKQLLVVTYYSGPQFLADHLQSPITASRFLDTFALCLSHNSAYTGSLEKLIADRPTSSTGYLPSITELKVTSRSHAESDQGKLEISQTSSFVLPRMPPWFSYVGSQKLYEMLAGILRLVGLSLMAGPENDGSLAVILDIPLGFFRRLVSEVRVKEYNGEDWETWCNRTGSGQLVRQAATAACILNEMIFGLSEQATDALSRLLRKKSRKGRDNKLSWEVSWNKRAKTHLIDCVGKILHEYQSSQVWDLPVNQTDPTDVEHISLHFLRDTAMLHQVIIEGVGVFSLCLGEDFASSGFLHSSLYLLLESLTCSSFQVRNASDAVLRLLATTSGHPTVGHLVVANADYVVDSICRQLRHLDLNPHVPSVLAAMLSYIGVAHEILPLLEEPMRLVSQELEIVGRQHHPNLTLPFLKAVVEIVKASKNEACLLPDQAKSYSDQVKTKASDAITSAQEKGSNSEDKFNEEEWEHILLELNRSKRYRRTVGSIASSCLVAATPLLASSNQVSCLVALDIIEEGIVTLAKVEEAYRAETETKETMEEVIEFASLYQLKDYMNATDDGADENRLLPAINKIWPFFLACIRNRNPVAVRRCLNVITRVIQTSGGDFFSRRFRNDGQDFWKLLTTSPFHVMTPKHLREENKSVLRLPYRTISESASSSIAEVSSLKVQAALLNMIAELSRDKRCASALDAVLKKVAGLVVGIACSGVTGLREAALNALRGLACVDSDLIWILLADVYYSLKKKRDLPLPPSPEFPDISTVLPPPPEDSPGRFLYVEYGGRSYGFESEFSSVENIFKKMQSLVFADQMRCS